In Streptococcus respiraculi, one DNA window encodes the following:
- a CDS encoding enoyl-CoA hydratase yields MTYEMIRYEVEERIARLTLSRPEVSNGFNIPMCEEMLDAIGQAADSEQVALLIIQAEGAVFSVGGDLVEMKRAVDEDDIASLVQIAELVNRISFSLKKIPKPVIMLTDGAVAGAAANMAVAADFVIASDKTKFIQAFVGVGLAPDAGGLFLLSRSIGANRACQLAMTGESLSAEKALEYGLVYRVVEQEKLAKTCQQLVKRLLRNSPNSYRAIKELMWKSEFEAWEEYARLELDLQRELAFKEDFKEGVRAYFERRRPSFTGR; encoded by the coding sequence ATGACCTATGAAATGATTCGGTATGAAGTAGAAGAGCGTATTGCGAGGCTAACCTTGAGCCGTCCTGAAGTATCAAATGGTTTTAATATTCCTATGTGTGAAGAAATGCTAGATGCGATTGGACAAGCGGCTGATTCAGAACAGGTAGCACTTCTGATTATCCAAGCAGAAGGTGCTGTTTTTTCAGTCGGAGGTGATTTGGTTGAAATGAAGAGAGCTGTAGACGAGGATGATATTGCGTCCTTGGTCCAAATAGCAGAGCTGGTCAACCGGATTTCCTTTTCTTTAAAGAAAATCCCCAAGCCAGTCATCATGTTGACCGATGGAGCGGTGGCAGGGGCTGCTGCCAATATGGCTGTTGCGGCAGACTTTGTGATTGCTTCTGATAAGACTAAGTTCATTCAGGCCTTCGTTGGTGTTGGCCTAGCACCTGATGCGGGTGGCTTGTTCTTACTTAGCCGTAGTATTGGTGCGAATCGGGCATGTCAACTCGCCATGACAGGTGAAAGTCTAAGCGCCGAAAAAGCATTGGAATACGGCTTAGTCTACCGAGTGGTGGAGCAGGAAAAATTAGCCAAGACCTGCCAGCAGTTGGTCAAACGTCTTTTACGAAATTCGCCAAATTCCTACCGAGCGATAAAAGAATTGATGTGGAAGAGTGAATTTGAAGCATGGGAAGAATATGCAAGGCTAGAACTTGACCTGCAACGCGAACTGGCTTTCAAAGAAGATTTTAAGGAAGGGGTTCGAGCGTATTTTGAACGCCGCAGACCGAGCTTTACAGGGCGATAA